One window from the genome of Babylonia areolata isolate BAREFJ2019XMU chromosome 11, ASM4173473v1, whole genome shotgun sequence encodes:
- the LOC143287759 gene encoding LOW QUALITY PROTEIN: uncharacterized protein LOC143287759 (The sequence of the model RefSeq protein was modified relative to this genomic sequence to represent the inferred CDS: deleted 2 bases in 1 codon), translating to MTFQVKFGSQPNLQEDGGSTAGRGQRGKSGRGRGQGGRRRGGRPRRDGEKQFPEDVDCSDDGNGSEDDSDGGSSVTSEGQGKQLGRGGRYQGRGRGRGGRYSQRGDNGGEQRRASCNDLRVLSGEKTPGPAQQEIHIYYHSVPPAGGVVPPSQFSQPGYLPYSQQPGPLLSSDASSNPMQFLQQQPIPSLMQPNQQGYHQKDCRQQDSCQQGYRQQGYHQQGFRQQDYRQQDYRQQDNRQQKPYREQHPGQPAFNQPGPPAFSQPENRTYLLGNPPPFPQQGNQNRGGQSVGQRGPRGPSVERQHQPPLKRSAGPTRGSSQGLNQKFSGQGNDRDVRPKQREEDRKDRPPQRPSTADRDTDKPSTSAKNKQEQQPSNSDDKVGIPEISLDESIKIFNFLLRQFNGRTKFGTLFSQKGDLFKGISHSQAAAWLKQSRRFLTFEENDLVKFVSVLSKEARLCYKYRKPNTDKCGNEDCQFLHICRNFVSGCCQRQSACHFNHSFLTQSNAKVCAKAGLQDYSEEDIRTIVLRSLPVVCDKFNKGKCKDDCTDLHVCAQFIMKNCFDENCKLGHKIKGTEHNDWVIETFNMQRINEQVLWKMVITMKQESMQDGTKAPPVSASGLASKRQGPPNSQKHQDNRNKACTIKNKIQISSKRQGPPYSKKRQDKLKQSLKSQEQQAHGPFVLKGLKAPATVEGREEQAMLPASHYTHLCEHHTWTYTCSKGYMCPRFHHPNNAPFVWQLHAVGGWLDFSDQDSTDIEQDFCNLREEVKCEVILETLGAVNLSVNFNTMKAHVIASSVSQLDPGHILRVRRWSTPSYVECEAGSLFNYYTQWVWYECRDEGRYEPLIPGTLQYTLEEKYQRGQKKYYFEIGKERFLLHLQEMKLEVLDEDICVPVLRRPNFSVQDRGSTAPEMSPLLLTEAPAPHWSNLPSHWSSIDCYQEFELVELETSSPEYLDVDRVFHSTLSKDGSTIHHIFRVQNPSLWDKYCSEKRRMTPRGAFAKDVDERKLFHGTPSLLAARGICANNIDFRLAGENVGAKFGRGAYFSANAVYSHSYTQGQARYMFLARVLVGEYTLGDPSYKRPPVREGLKLYDSCVDNVENPNIFVIFDVAQSYPEYFIQYSNARIAEPGEQAQSAETPRAGLSVSGVYGSDARRPVPRPRSSVPTVSSPSKEEPTEENVSVQQLRKRFEMIRSTALGSDTSSFAEGDAGMQRYQSPGASGLAGASKQHQMEQDLDQFIKKQFSADGKQKSSEKCLIS from the exons ATGACGTTTCAAGTCAAATTTGGCAGCCAGCCCAATCTGCAAGAAGATGGAGGCAGCACTGCAGGCAGGGGCCAGCGGGGCAAGTCGGGCAGgggaagaggacaaggaggaagGAGACGGGGAGGAAGACccagaagagatggagagaagcagTTTCCTGAAGATGTTGACTGCAGTGATGACGGTAATGGAAGCGAGGATGACAGCGATGGAGGCAGCAGTGTCACCAGTGAAGGTCAAGGAAAGCAgctggggagaggaggaaggtacCAAGGacgagggagggggcgtgggggcaggTACAGCCAGAGGGGAGACAACGGTGGTGAACAGCGCAGAGCCAGCTGTAACGACCTCAGAGTACTGTCAGGGGAGAAAACCCCTGGCCCTGCACAGCAGGAGATTCACATTTACTACCACAGCGTTCCTCCGGCAGGGGGAGTAGTACCTCCGTCTCAGTTTTCACAGCCTGGTTACCTCCCTTACTCCCAGCAGCCAGGGCCACTGCTGTCCAGTGATGCGTCCTCCAACCCCATGCAATTCCTTCAGCAGCAACCCATTCCAAGCCTAATGCAACCTAATCAGCAGGGCTATCACCAAAAGGACTGTCGCCAACAGGACTCTTGTCAGCAGGGCTATCGCCAACAGGGCTATCACCAACAGGGCTTCCGCCAACAAGACTATCGTCAGCAAGATTATCGGCAACAGGACAATCGCCAACAGAAGCCCTATAGGGAACAACACCCAGGCCAGCCAGCTTTTAATCAGCCTGGTCCCCCAGCATTTAGTCAGCCTGAAAATAGAACATATCTGCTGGGCaacccaccaccctttccccaaCAGGGCAATCAGAACAGGGGAGGTCAGTCAGTTGGTCAGCGGGGTCCACGAGGGCCCAGTGTAGAGCGCCAGCATCAGCCACCACTGAAGAGGTCAGCTGGACCGACAAGAGgaagctctcaaggcctgaaccAGAAATTTTCCGGGCAGGGAAATGATCGAGATGTCAGACCCAagcagagggaggaagacaggaaggacagACCTCCACAGAGACCATCCAccgctgacagagacacagacaaaccatCGACATCTGCTAAGAACAAACAGGAGCAGCAGCCTTCTAACAGTGATGACAAAGTTGGCATTCCAGAGATCAGTCTTGATGAATCGATCAAGATCTTCAATTTTCTGCTCAGGCAGTTCAATGGAAGAACCAAGTTTGGTACTTTGTTTTCACAGAAAGGTGACCTCTTCAAAGGCATCAGCCATTCCCAGGCAGCTGCTTGGCTTAAACAGTCCAGACGCTTTCTTACCTTTGAAGAGAATGACTTGGTTAAGTTTGTTTCGGTCCTTTCAAAAGAAGCTCGTCTTTGCTATAAATACAGAAAGCCTAACACTGACAAGTGTGGAAACGAAGACTGCCAATTCCTACACATTTGCAGAAACTTTGTTTCAGGATGTTGCCAACGTCAGTCTGCTTGTCATTTTAATCACAGCTTCCTGACACAGAGCAATGCCAAGGTCTGCGCAAAGGCTGGTCTTCAGGATTATTCAGAGGAGGACATACGCACCATTGTCTTGCGAAGTTTGCCTGTGGTTTGTGACAAGTTCAACAAAGGAAAATGTAAAGATGATTGCACTGATCTCCATGTTTGTGCCCAGTTCATCATGAAAAATTGCTTTGACGAAAACTGCAAACTTGGCCATAAAATCAAAGGAACAGAGCACAATGATTGGGTCATTGAGACCTTCAACATGCAGCGTATCAATGAACAGGTTCTGTGGAAAATGGTCATAACAATGAAGCAGGAATCCATGCAAGACGGTACTAAAGCGCCTCCAGTGTCTGCTTCAGGTCTTGCAAGCAAACGACAGGGACCCCCAAACTCACAAAAGCATCAAGATAACCGAAACAAAGCCTGCACGATCAAGAACAAGATTCAGATCT CAAGCAAACGACAGGGACCCCCATACTCCAAAAAGCGCCAAGATAAACTGAAACAAAGCCTGAAATCTCAAGAACAGCAAGCTCATGGTCCATTTGTATTGAAAGGGCTCAAAGCACCGGCCACTGTTGAAG GGAGAGAAGAACAGGCAATGTTGCCAGCCAGCCACTACACACACCTTTGCGAGCATCACACCTGGACATACACCTGTAGCAAGGGCTACATGTGTCCTCGATTTCACCACCCCAATAACGCCCCCTTTGTGTGGCAGCTGCATGCTGTTGGAGGCTGGCTGGACTTCTCCGACCAGGACAGCACTGATATAGAACAGGATTTCTGCAACCTGCGAGAAGAAGTGAAGTGTGAG GTCATACTGGAGACCTTGGGTGCGGTGAATCTGTCCGTGAATTTCAACACCATGAAGGCTCATGTGATTGCCAGTTCAGTCAGCCAGCTTGATCCAGGACACATCCTCAGAGTGCGTCGGTGGTCCACCCCTTCATACGTGGAGTGTGAGGCTGGGTCTCTTTTCAACTACTACACACAGTGGGTGTGGTACGAGTGCCGTGATGAAGGGCGCTATGAGCCCCTCATTCCC GGTACCTTGCAGTACACATTGGAAGAAAAGTACCAGAGGGGGCAGAAGAAATACTACTTTGAGATTGGTAAAGAGCGCTTCCTTCTGCACCTGCAAGAGATGAAACTTGAGGTCCTCGACGAGGACATCTGTGTGCCTGTGCTCAGACGTCCCAATTTTTCTGTTCAGGACAGAGGATCTACTGCCCCTGAGAT GTCCCCCCTGTTGCTGACTGAAGCCCCTGCTCCCCACTGGTCCAACCTTCCCTCACACTGGAGCAGCATTGACTGCTACCAGGAGTTTGAGCTGGTGGAGCTGGAGACCTCCAGTCCAGAGTATCTGGACGTGGACAGGgtgttccactccactctgtcAAAGGATGGCTCCACCATTCACCACATCTTTCGTGTGCAGAATCCATCTCTGTGGGACAAATACTGCAG TGAAAAGCGACGCATGACTCCAAGAGGTGCCTTTGCCAAGGATGTGGATGAACGGAAGCTCTTCCATGGCACACCCAGTTTGCTGGCTGCTCGTGGGATCTGTGCCAACAACATTGACTTCCGTCTGGCTGGTGAAAATGTGGGTGCCAAGTTTGGCAGGGGTGCCTACTTTTCAGCCAATGCCGTCTACAGCCACAGCTACACCCAGGGCCAGGCCCGCTACATGTTTCTGGCCAGGGTCCTGGTGGGCGAGTACACCCTGGGCGATCCGTCGTACAAACGACCACCGGTCCGGGAAGGGTTGAAGCTGTACGACTCCTGTGTGGACAACGTGGAAAACCCCAACATTTTTGTCATCTTTGACGTGGCTCAGAGCTACCCAGAGTACTTCATTCAGTACAGCAATGCCCGAATAGCGGAGCCTGGGGAGCAGGCTCAGTCAGCGGAAACTCCTCGTGCAgggctgtctgtgtctggtgtctATGGGTCAGATGCAAGGCGTCCAGTTCCACGTCCCCGGTCCAGTGTCCCCACAGTTTCCTCCCCATCAAAGGAAGAACCAACAGAGGAGAATGTCTCTGTGCAGCAGCTGAGAAAGCGCTTTGAAATGATTAGGAGCACAGCACTGGGTTCTGACACCAGCAGCTTTGCTGAAGGTGATGCAGGGATGCAGAGATACCAAAGCCCAGGGGCCTCTGGTCTTGCAGGTGCCAGTAAACAGCACCAGATGGAGCAGGATCTTGATCAGTTCATCAAGAAGCAATTCAGTGCTGATGGGAAACAGAAAAGTTCCGAAAAATGTCTCATTTCTTAA